The following is a genomic window from Aeromonas sp. FDAARGOS 1405.
ATAATCAAACTCCCCCGCCTCCCCTTTGGCCTGTGCGGCCGAGGAGAGCAACAAACCACCCGCCAGCAGGGCAATCATCTTCTTCATCTATATATATCCATTTCAACCAACTAGGGAATGGCTGCAATGCTCCCATATTCCAGCGCGCGGAAACAGTGCTCCCGCCAAGGCTTGCGACAAGGGTCAGACCACTTCGGGGTTTCACCGGATAATAACGAGGCGTAAGCTGGCATCCTGGCGCCGGGTGCGCCACCGCATAATTTCAAGCAACCACAGGATGTAACATGATCCGCAAGAATCCCTCCGGCCATCTGCCTGTCATCGACGAATCCGCCTATATCGACAAGACCGCCATCATCTGCGGCAAGGTGATCATCAAAGAGAATGTCTTTGTCGGCCCCTATGCGGTGATCCGTGCCGACGAGGTGGATGAGAGTGGAGATATGGAACCCATCGTCATCGGCGCCAACTCCAATATCCAGGACGGGGTGGTGATCCACTCCAAATCCGGCGCCGCCGTCACCATCGGCGAGTACACCTCCATCGCCCACCGCAGCATAGTCCACGGGCCGTGCGAAGTGGGGAACCGGGTCTTTATCGGCTTCAACAGCGTGCTGTTCAACTGCCATATCGGTGACGGTGCCGTGGTGCGTCACAACTCGGTGATCGATGGCTGCGATCTGCCGCCGGAGTTCTACGTCCCCTCCACCACCCGTATCAACCAGCAGAGCGATCTGACCCATATCCCGCGGGTTTCGGTAGATGCCGCCGAGTTCTCCGAAGACGTGGCACACACCAATATCGATCTGGTCAAAGGGTACAAGGCGCTCTCCAACGAGTTCTGATCCCTTTCTTTATGACCAGAGAACAAAACGGGCGCCGAGGCGCCCGTTGCTGTTTCTATCTCTACTTATATATGTGCGGGTCAGGAGCACTTCTTCAGGCTGATATGCCAGTTGGCACCGGATTGCACCTGATGCTTGGCAGCGAAGCTGTCCATGTTCAGCGCCACCGACACCTGCAGCAGACTGTTGAGGTAGACCAGCGGCTGACCTTCCGGCACATCACCGAAGCTGCTGACGTAAGGGGCCTTGCCGTCATATTTGACCACATCCCCTTCACGGATCTTGATGCAGGCGTTATCCCCCTTGTTGATCCCCGCCTTGGTCAGCAAGGCATCGTCGATATTGGTCCAGACGTTGCCGTACTGCACATCGAGGATCGGGATGGTGCCCTTGAGGGTGCCATCTTTCTCTGCTACCGCAGGCTGATAGGGGATCTTCACTACCTCGGCGGGCAGCAGCGGGCCCACCTGCTCGTAGCTGATGGCGCCGGAGGCTAGCCGTGCGCCGGTATAGGCATACACATCGCGGCCGTGGAAGGTGT
Proteins encoded in this region:
- a CDS encoding carbonate dehydratase encodes the protein MIRKNPSGHLPVIDESAYIDKTAIICGKVIIKENVFVGPYAVIRADEVDESGDMEPIVIGANSNIQDGVVIHSKSGAAVTIGEYTSIAHRSIVHGPCEVGNRVFIGFNSVLFNCHIGDGAVVRHNSVIDGCDLPPEFYVPSTTRINQQSDLTHIPRVSVDAAEFSEDVAHTNIDLVKGYKALSNEF
- a CDS encoding S-adenosyl-l-methionine hydroxide adenosyltransferase family protein; this translates as MDIRTTPRAIALALMLASGIAAANEALVIQTDFGLKDGAVSAMKGVAFGVDRTLPLYDLTHEIPAYNIWEASYRLYQTLQYWPKGTVFVSVVDPGVGTERKSVVLKTKSGHYIVTPDNGTLTLVAEHFGIEAVRQIDEKLNRLKGSEKSYTFHGRDVYAYTGARLASGAISYEQVGPLLPAEVVKIPYQPAVAEKDGTLKGTIPILDVQYGNVWTNIDDALLTKAGINKGDNACIKIREGDVVKYDGKAPYVSSFGDVPEGQPLVYLNSLLQVSVALNMDSFAAKHQVQSGANWHISLKKCS